A part of Methanomassiliicoccales archaeon genomic DNA contains:
- a CDS encoding RsmD family RNA methyltransferase, with protein sequence QTETIKGDVFKAVKNLVRRGRRFDLVFIGAPYEPGLAAEALRAVAETLPLRPGALVVVETFHKEELGDSFPPLSLLDSRVYGETRLTFFRFGPAEKNR encoded by the coding sequence GCAGACGGAGACCATCAAAGGGGACGTGTTCAAAGCCGTAAAAAATCTGGTGCGGCGCGGGCGGCGCTTCGATTTGGTGTTCATCGGTGCTCCATATGAGCCGGGTTTGGCCGCCGAGGCCTTGAGGGCCGTGGCCGAGACGCTTCCCCTCCGGCCGGGAGCATTGGTGGTGGTGGAAACCTTTCACAAGGAGGAGCTGGGCGACTCCTTCCCGCCCCTTTCTCTCCTGGATTCCCGCGTCTACGGGGAGACACGCCTCACCTTC